One segment of Primulina tabacum isolate GXHZ01 chromosome 14, ASM2559414v2, whole genome shotgun sequence DNA contains the following:
- the LOC142524877 gene encoding transmembrane ascorbate ferrireductase 1-like: MAIGLKAVLVSYVAHFLAVVGAILVLVWCISFRGGLAWEATNKNLIFNIHPVLMLIGFIIIGGQAIMSYKCLPLKKPEKKLIHLVLHAIALVLGIIGIYTAFKFHNESNIANLYSLHSWLGIGVISLYGLQWLYGFAVFFYPGGTPPLRRESLPWHVLFGMFVYILAVGTAALGYLEKLTFLENSGVQKYGSEAFLVNFTAIVTILYGSFVIFTILSQGPPEDEYDYTAIET, translated from the exons ATGGCGATTGGGCTGAAGGCTGTGCTCGTTTCTTATGTGGCTCATTTTCTGGCTGTGGTTGGTGCTATATTGGTGTTGGTTTGGTGCATAAGCTTTAGGGGGGGTTTGGCTTGGGAGGCTACCAACAAGAATCTCATATTCAAT ATTCATCCTGTACTGATGCTTATAGGATTTATCATAATTGGAGGACAAG CCATCATGAGTTACAAATGTCTGCCTCTGAAGAAGCCAGAAAAGAAACTCATACATCTAGTTCTTCATGCTATTGCTCTTGTACTCGGTATCATTGGAATATACACTGCGTTCAAGTTCCACAATGAAAGCAACATTGCAAATTTATATAGTTTACACTCTTGGCTAGGAATTGGTGTCATCTCTCTCTACGGACTCCAG TGGTTATACGGGTTCGCTGTTTTCTTTTACCCGGGAGGAACACCACCACTTAGAAGGGAGTCACTTCCATGGCACGTACTTTTTGGCATGTTTGTTTATATATTGGCAGTAGGCACTGCTGCCTTGGGGTACCTTGAAAAGCTTACCTTCCTGGAAAACTCTGGTGTTCAAAAATATGGTTCGGAGGCGTTCCTCGTCAACTTCACCGCCATCGTGACTATCTTATACGGGTCGTTTGTCATCTTCACCATTCTGTCTCAGGGTCCTCCAGAAGATGAATATGATTACACGGCTATAGAAACATGA